The proteins below come from a single Sorghum bicolor cultivar BTx623 chromosome 4, Sorghum_bicolor_NCBIv3, whole genome shotgun sequence genomic window:
- the LOC8082924 gene encoding adenine nucleotide transporter BT1, chloroplastic/amyloplastic/mitochondrial, protein MAATMAVTTMVTRSKESWSLQVPTVSLPWKPRCGKNALEFPRRAMFASVGLNVCPGVPSGRDPREPDPKAPRPADNCDIARQLGAAVPGQQQQAAGEVAEEEAAKKKKKGGGKKRQLGDLRKVRVKIANPHLRRLVSGAIAGAVSRTFVAPLETIRTHLMVGSIGVDSMVGVFQWIMQNEGWTGLFRGNAVNVLRVAPSKAIEHFTYDTAKKFLTPKGDEPPKIPIPTPLVAGALAGFASTLCTYPMELIKTRITIEKDAYENVAHAFVKIVRDEGASELYRGLAPSLIGVVPYAACNFYAYETLKRLYRRATGRRPGADVGAVATLLIGSAAGAIASTATFPLEVARKQMQVGAVGGRQVYQNVLHAIYCILKKEGAAGLYRGLGPSCIKLMPAAGIAFMCYEACKKILVDKEEDEEEEEEEAGAGDEGKKKLE, encoded by the exons atggcggcgacaatggCAGTGACGACGATGGTGACCAGGAGCAAGGAGAGCTGGTCCTTGCAGGTCCCGACGGTTTCTCTCCCTTGGAAGCCACGATGCGGCAAGAACGCGCTGGAGTTCCCCCGCCGGGCGATGTTCGCCAGCGTCGGGCTCAACGTGTGCCCGGGCGTCCCGTCGGGGCGCGACCCGCGGGAGCCCGATCCCAAGGCTCCTCGCCCCGCCGACAACTGCGACATCGCGCGCCAGCTTGGCGCCGCTGTGCccgggcagcagcagcaggccgcCGGGGaggtggcggaggaggaggccgcgaagaagaagaagaagggcggCGGCAAGAAGCGGCAGCTGGGCGATCTGAGGAAGGTGAGGGTCAAGATCGCCAACCCGCACCTGCGGCGCCTGGTTAGCGGCGCCATCGCCGGCGCCGTGTCGAGGACGTTCGTGGCGCCGCTGGAGACGAtccggacgcacctgatggtcgGCAGCATCGGCGTGGACTCCATGGTCGGGGTGTTCCAGTGGATCATGCAGAACGAGGGGTGGACCGGCCTGTTCCGTGGCAACGCCGTCAACGTCCTCCGCGTCGCTCCAAGCAAGGCCATCGAG CATTTCACCTACGACACGGCCAAGAAGTTCCTAACCCCCAAGGGCGACGAGCCGCCCAAGATCCCGATCCCAACGCCGCTGGTTGCCGGAGCTCTGGCCGGATTCGCCTCGACCTTGTGCACCTATCCCATGGAGCTGATCAAGACCAGGATCACCATCGAG AAGGACGCATACGAGAACGTGGCACACGCGTTCGTGAAGATCGTGCGCGACGAGGGCGCGTCGGAGCTGTACCGTGGGCTGGCACCCAGCCTGATCGGCGTGGTGCCGTACGCCGCCTGCAACTTCTACGCCTACGAGACGCTGAAGCGGCTGTACCGCCGCGCCACCGGGCGGCGCCCCGGCGCGGACGTGGGCGCCGTGGCGACGCTGCTCATCGGGTCGGCGGCGGGCGCCATTGCCAGCACGGCCACGTTCCCGCTGGAGGTGGCCCGAAAGCAGATGCAGGTGGGCGCCGTGGGCGGGAGGCAGGTGTACCAGAACGTCCTCCACGCGATCTACTGCATCCTCAAGAAGGAGGGCGCCGCCGGCCTGTACCGAGGCCTCGGCCCTAGCTGCATCAAGCTCATGCCCGCCGCCGGCATCGCCTTCATGTGCTACGAGGCGTGCAAGAAGATCCTCGTCGAcaaggaggaggacgaggaggaggaggaggaggaagccggCGCCGGAGACGAGGGCAAGAAGAAGCTTGAATGA
- the LOC8071658 gene encoding uncharacterized protein At2g34160, with amino-acid sequence MEEVTEAVNNLSISGGGATAGAGAGAEGHKKNRIQVSNTKKPLFFYVNLAKRYMQLHNEVELSALGMAIATVVTVAEILKNNGLAVEKKIMTSTVDVKDETRPRPIQKAKIEILLGKTDKFDELMAAAAEEREANEAEEQS; translated from the exons ATGGAGGAGGTCACCGAGGCCGTGAACAACCTCAGCATCTCCGGTGGAGGAGCCacggccggtgccggtgccggagcGGAGGGGCACAAGAAGAACCGCATCCAGGTCTCCAACACCAAGAAGCCCCTCTTCTTCTATGTCAACCTCGCCAAG AGGTACATGCAGCTGCACAACGAAGTGGAGCTGTCGGCCCTCGGCATGG CCATTGCAACGGTGGTGACAGTAGCAGAAATTCTGAAAAATAATGGCCTTGCTGTCGAGAAGA AGATCATGACATCTACTGTTGATGTCAAAGATGAAACTAGGCCCCGACCTATCCAGAAGGCCAAG ATTGAAATATTGCTTGGCAAGACGGACAAATTTGATGAGCTGATGGCAGCGGCTGCAGAAGAGAGGGAGGCCAATGAGGCCGAGGAACAAAGCTGA